A genomic region of Anopheles coustani chromosome 3, idAnoCousDA_361_x.2, whole genome shotgun sequence contains the following coding sequences:
- the LOC131262327 gene encoding chymotrypsin-1-like, which yields MVPIRLVGAGVILLTIGCFTAFANADDSKIVGGTTAQERIPYQISLQVLVNSFFGFGPKKWMHNCGGSIVNEYYVVTAAHCLDGMELNRMSIVAGTNDLRNDSSKGTRYFLESYMIHPDYIELNRSDIGVMRTKQQITFDQNVQPIRYSSDFVGGGVTCLLTGWGYTMPIRIGQTPKDLQEAELTTITNDQCRERGMPVNPTEICTFTRVGQGACGGDSGGPLVCNNQLSGVVSYGTRYCGIGVPDVYTRVSEFDTWIQENTQVDSTQSDTPPAEGS from the exons ATGGTTCCGATCAGACTCGTAGGCGCCGGAGTGATTCTTCTGACGATAGGATGTTTTACGGCATTCGCGAACG CGGATGACTCCAAAATTGTCGGTGGCACCACGGCCCAGGAGCGTATCCCGTACCAGATCTCCCTTCAGGTGCTGGTCAACTCGTTCTTCGGCTTTGGACCGAAGAAATGGATGCACAACTGTGGCGGCTCGATCGTGAACGAGTACTACGTTGTGACGGCAGCCCATTGCCTGGACGGCATGGAGCTAAACCGGATGTCGATCGTGGCCGGAACGAACGATCTGCGGAACGACAGCTCGAAGGGAACGCGCTACTTCCTCGAATCGTACATGATCCACCCGGACTACATCGAGCTGAACCGGAGCGACATCGGCGTGATGCGCACCAAGCAGCAGATCACGTTTGATCAGAATGTCCAACCGATCCGCTACTCGTCGGACTTTGTTGGAGGGGGTGTGACGTGTCTGTTGACCGGCTGGGGCTACACGATGCCCATCCGGATTGGGCAGACTCCGAAGGATCTCCAGGAAGCTGAACTGACCACGATCACGAACGATCAGTGCCGAGAGCGGGGCATGCCGGTCAACCCGACCGAAATCTGTACCTTCACCCGTGTCGGACAGGGTGCGTGCGGT GGTGACTCTGGAGGTCCGCTGGTATGCAACAACCAGCTGTCCGGTGTGGTTTCGTACGGCACGCGTTACTGCGGCATCGGTGTGCCGGATGTATACACGCGCGTCTCTGAGTTCGACACTTGGATCCAGGAAAACACGCAGGTCGATTCAACCCAATCGGACACACCTCCGGCCGAAGGATCGTAA